The following is a genomic window from Carassius carassius chromosome 24, fCarCar2.1, whole genome shotgun sequence.
GTGATAAGTTTTCAATGAACTCTGACAACATTAAGCACTTTTAGTGCATTTCCCAAAATGTGAAAACATTGCATCTGATGCAGTTgtggcatttttttatttttttttaccagtccaTATGTCTCTGCACACTTATGGAACATTCAGACTGAAATATTGATATCAAACTTCAACTAAGATAACTATGATTATATGGAATCTTATGTGAACCCAAAAGGGGAGTCGACTTTTGGTCATCTCGTAAATCCCATTGAAAAACAGCTTTTTGCAGGAATTACAAATTCATGtaacaaacaatacaaaatgtcCTCATCGATTACTTCCCTGAAGAGTGAGAATGTGGGTACCCACTTTAAATAAAACGACACCAGAAGCACAAAGAAAATGTGAGGTtgcactatttttgaaaatgctTCTGCTGCTTCTGGCCACAACTCGGTAGAAAAGCATCATAGAAATATTGTTGCTGCTCAGAGAGCAGAAGGTGTTGCCATTGCGCACCCATGTTTCAGTAACTGGGAGATGTTCCAGTTTGGAAAATACAATGTGGACATCATAGAGATGCTGAGTGGACACCAATCCCATCAGTTCAAAAGTCTTGGATTAGAGCGACAACTTCAACACCAACAGCAAGTGCAACTTCACCAACACCAgttacagcagcagcaacagcagcaaggTGAGACATCTGGGTCAATTTTGTCTGGACTTGGCTTAGGCTCACTACAAGCATCTAGAGGCAGTGCCTTTACAGATTCTGCATCAATTTTTGCAAAAATGAGTGCACCTCCTCCATCTCTGCCGCAGCAATCCCTCTCTTCATCCTCTCAAAGTTTGAGGAAATCCAGCAAAATGTCTGGAAGCAGCAGTAGTAGTGGTGGAGGTCATGTGAGTGGATATCCCCAGTTTTTGCGCTCATTTCACCCTTCTGAGGCAACCCTTGCACAAGAGCAGTTACATTCAGGAGTAGGGCGATTTGATCATTTTGCCAGCAATAGTGGAAGTGGAGGTACTGGAGGGGCAATTGGAGGACTGGTTTCATCTGTTCCACCACCACCACCCCCATTGCATCCTGGCCTGTCAGTACCTCAGGCCTCCCCTGGACAACCGTCTTCCTCCCCATCTCCTTCAAGTTCTGTTTCAACATCCAATAACCCTCCCAGCAGTAGTGCAGTAACTACCTTTAGTCATCAATTAGCAGGATCTCAGTCTGACGCCCGAAGCCTACATCAACAGTTTAGCTGTATGTTAGCCGCAAATCAGTATTTTCTTTCCGGAGTACCAGCCAATTCCAGTCTAGAACAATTTTTAGTTCAGCAAGGCAGTCATAACCATCTTGGTCTTGGTCTGGGCCAAGCTGCAGGAGAAACAAGTTCAGCCCTTGCGCCACCCCCCGCTCTTCATTCTTCACACACTCATGGTCACTCAACTACTCTATCACAGCCTCAACAGCCACCATCACAACAGCAGCAACTGCCACCTCACACTTTGTCTCACCCTCACCCATATCCACACCATCCACTGCACTCCTCATCGCAACCTTCTTCGCTCGGAGGTTTTGACTTTCAAGGAATTCCAGTACTCTCTTCAAACCAGCTAGCATCTCTAATGCAGCAGGAAGCTGGTTTGCCGCTTCCACTTCCTCTACACCTGTCTTTAACAAAAGAGGAGAGTAAAGGTGATAGTGCTTTCGGAGGAAGTGCTGGTGGAAGGAGAAAGAAAGCCATGGCTGGCTACCTGCCACAGAGAAAGACTgaaagcagcaacaacaacagcagcagccctaCAAACCCCAACAGTAGTACTTCAGGGGGACTCAACCAAGAGAACTCACCAGGCTTGGATGGAGGTGGGGGTGTTAGTTTGTCAGGTATTGGCAGAGACCCTTCTTCTCACCTAACCTCATCGTCCTCTACTTCTGTTGTCTTATCATCTTCTGCATCCTCTTCTACATCAGCATCAGTCTTGGTGACAAATGGCTCCAAAACAGGCAGCCATGGTACCATACCACCTCATTCTCAGCCTGAACAAGAACCCCTTTATCATTGTGGTGAGTGTGGCAAAACTTTCACACATCTCTCTAGTCTGCGAAGGCACCTACGTAGTCATGAGCTAACCACAGCTGGCACAAGTGGCACGAGAAGTAACATTTTAAACCCAGTTCTGCATCCTTCCGATCCAAGTATTCCCCACTCTACTCAAGAGGGCACAGCCTCATCTTCGTGTGGCAGTCCTGACAAGACCTTTCATTGTTCTGAGTGTGGAAAAGGTTTTAAGAAAAAGGGGCACTTACTTCAACATGGTGTCATCCACTCTGGCGCACGGCCCTATGCCTGCACTACTTGTAGTCGTGCTTTCAATCGTCGTGAGTCACTCACCCGCCATGAAAAAATACATGAAGAGAAACCATTCCGCTGTCCAGCTTGTGGTCGCTGTTTTCGGGAAAGTACATCCCTTTTGAACCATGCAGCCTCGGGCACCTGTGGCAAGTCAGGGCGTACACCAAGACCTAAGCATGAAAGTAATATAGAAAACAGGAGCAATAAAGCTGGGGGCTCCCAAGATGGAATAGCAACTAATGCAGTGGGTGAGTAACGTCTAGTGTAGTGTATATTTTTGGTTAACCCAAGTCACAATTTTTCATAGGCAATGTGAAATTTGTGTGCATAGCATTATTACTGTTTAGTCTGTTATGCAGGTTCTTACCGGAGTGATGATTTCAGAGATGACTACAAGGACCAGCGCTCTCAAAGTAACTTGTATTCTGGAATAACCCCATGTGGTGGTGGCAGCATGACAGGGCCTCCACTTAGAAAGGCACCTTTAGCTCCTACTCTGCATCCACACCCACAAAACCAAAGTCAGCATCATCATCAAGAGCCACATCTCCCGCTTTCTTCCCTGTTAGAGGATTCTGAAGATGATGTAACTAGCTCTGTCAACAGTGCCATTTCTGCTATTACTGCTGCAGCTGCAAATTCTATGAGTGGTGATCTCCATAGTGGAGGTAGAGGAGATGATCGAAGAGATATCATTGGTGGATTGCTTGGAGGTCTGGGTCTAGGGCCTCTTGCCTCACCTAGTGGTCCGTTATTAACATCTGTCCTGGAAAAGTCCTATAGAGGAACTACTGACTCAGGTGCAGTGACCCTCAACCAGCAAACAAATCTGCATGCACCTGGTGGAAAGCCCAAGCGCCCTCGTAAGCCTCGCAAGAAGAATGAACCTGGGGTGGTTGGTGCTGAGCCTCCTAAAAGGAGGCAGCCCTCTCACAGACCAAGAGTTCCTGTTGGTGATGTTAGACCGTATTTGTGTAGCATCTGTGGTCGAAGATTTGCAAGAAAAGAGACCTTGCGGAGGCATGACAGAGTACACACAGGAGAAAAGTCTCACCATTGTACTGTGTGTGGCAAGTACTTCAGAGAGGCATTTCATCTTAGCAAGCACCACACAGTGCATTCTGGAGAGAAGAACTACAAGTGTATTCTATGTGGGAAGGAGTTTGGATATGCTCAGAGCCTTAAAAGACATGGCAAGCTACACCAAAAAGGAGAAATTGAAGAAGTGCCAACAACGCCAGGTGGGGAAAACCTTAACAGCTATCCATCCTCAATCCATCCATCCTCTGGTGGCAGCTTGATTCAAGGGGGTCAAAACAGCTCTTCTTCATTTTATTCATACACTCAAGATGTCAAACAACAGACAACAACCACTCAGCCACCTCCTAGACTGTACACATGTGCTATATGCTGGAAATCATTCCGCCATCACTTTCACTTAACGGCACATCACCAAACTGTTCATGAGGGTGGTGGAGAAAAGCTGTTTTCTTGTGAGGTTTGTGGTAAGGCTTTTGCGTACTCTAACAGCCTTACACGACACAGGCTTTCACAGCATGGCTTAACACGGACTGGCCAACCAGTCCCTCAGAGGAGTACAGGGGAAGACAACAGTGTTGGTGGTTCAATATCTGAAAGTGAAGCTGCTACAAATGCTTTGCTTCATATTGCGCCACCTTGTGAAACACATGCTGAACAACATGGAGTTCTTCATAGCCAGCAGGCTCCTCCCCAAACACAAGCTGGCTACTCCCCTCTGTTCTATATACCCAATACCAATGTTGCACACACTTCTTCATCTAATGCCTCCTCTTATTCTCATTCTCTGCCGTCAACTTCCTCAGGGCCTCTTCTTTGTAACCATCAGCAACAACACATTGGGATAAAGGGTGAACCCATTTATCACACTGGTCATGGGCATACTCTTACTCCAAACATACCTGTGCGTTCTCTCATGTTGCCTCCATCAGATCCACATCAGCAACACCACAACTCCCAGCAGCATTCAGATGAGATTCAATCTACACAACACCACACTTTTCAAAGCCAAGAGGAGTCGAGGAgacggaagaaaaaaaaaaaaagaatgcaagaGAGAGAGGAGATAGGCTACAAATGGACCCCTGCGCAAAAAGTAGAGAAAGACCAGGTGGAGATCTCCCTTGGGGAAAGGCAGAGAAATAAGAGAAGAAAACTTAAGAGAAAAAGGAGAGCCATTCACAGGACGCAACATAAAATTAAGAATTGCATGGCTGTGCTCCTGAGAATCAGACATGGAAGTGGAGGAAGTGCAGTGTATGAACTGGGCCTTCCAGGTGGGCTGAAGTTTAACAGGCTTCGGTCCCTCAAAGTTCCTCAAAAACGACAGCCCTGTCCCCTTTGCCTTGGTGTTACCTTTTCTCAACAGGTAGCCCTTAAAATTCATATAGCAGCTAGACATTGTCCTAAAGTGAAAGGCCTTCAGCATCGTTTGAAATGTCCAGTTTGTGGAAAACAGTCTCGCAAGTTCCTTTCAGCTCTCATTCACAGAAGCTCTCATTTAGCCAACAGAGCTTTTTCTTGTAAACATTGTCCATGTCGTTTCTGGAATGCAATGCTCCTCACACGGCACAAGAAGGTGTGTCGAGGGACGTTGGCAAAGTTTCAACGAAATAGGGCTCTTTGTGTTAAATTAGTCATGGGATCAACATACAGAAGGTCTGAGTGTAAAAGGAACTCCTCTTCCTTGCATATGGAATATAGTAACTAAGTTTTGCCATTAAACTCATTTTCATATGCACTTTGAGAACAGAAGTGTTGCGATTTTCATGAGAAGAACTGAAAATTTTAACTGAATACATCTTAGGCTCATGTAGGCATTGACTTGTATTTTATGAGAGCATTTTCATTTCTCTCTCATTCATATTATATTTCCTCTTGTAACTTTGACCCCTGAAAATGAACACCTTCAACAAACTCACAGATGtatcaaaaacatttgttttaatgaaatgCTTAGCCTGCCCATCTATCCAATACTCCACTGGTCTTCTAAGAGGAAACTCTTGTTCATATTGAAATGATCCTTGGCTGGCAGTAGATTAAGTTTCTGTGATTTGGCGAATATTGTACTGTGCCCTTAAAGTAGGCTATTGCTCACCTCAACAGATGCTCTGTAGAATAATTCTGTCTATGATATATATTGTGTTGTTGGTATTCACTTAGAGCAAGTGTGGAGATGTGATTTTGTTAATGTAAAAAGTGCATTCAGTATCAGAAGGAGAAAAAATGGTCCTGCTAGGagtatgtgtattttattttaaggagTATTTAAATTACTGCATGTTGGACATTACTGTCCATGCGTTGAACAGTCAACATGTGTGATGAGTCTGTGGACTCTGATAGTAACATGACAAATCCAATTGAAGATTTATCTTAACTCTTAATAGAGGAAAcataataaatgaatgcataataATGATACATGCTCAGGGCTCCAGACTATTTGAGAGTAAAGCACTGAGCTTGAGTTGGCAAGCATAcaacatttacttttattaacGACAGTTATgtgcaaaattaaatattttatggaaaatgtatatattccatTCTTATTATGGTTATCAAAGGAGAGCTCTTTACTTGCTTTGTGTGATTCAGTAGCAAATTTaagaaaagtttgtttttcatatacaaaagaaaatgcaaaagagTAGAAATCAATAACTAATGAGCAAAAAAGTGATTATCTTCTGCCATCTACTGGTTACAATGGTAATTTGATGTTTTTTgattttaaagtgtaactaaacccctgctcagagcctgactccacccactgacaatatttgaaaaatgctgaaaagtgggcagatcacagcggagatagaggggacgaactagggcggggctgagcgagtgcggcgtgatcctgagactcgcagtgacggattgattgacagctgctgtcagagtcgctaaaatggagagtgactgtaatgacgcaagtagctttgcaacagagcgatcatttgaagtagaggacttttctcccccacttttacctgaagtggagggtgtcgaggtgtctgttgatatcaattcgagccgctggctcaaactgcggtcttacctcccgcaccgcgtcgattttcagcgcgagctgtgtggagaagcccatttccacctccattgcgttggagaagcaatcccgtgtaaaacgcagttttcACACtcaagctctaggcgggaacttgcggtcttccaggccaaatgcatgcaaccactggcgcttaattttaaagtctgctggtaaactatgcagtccagcagtgctgtagcaaccagaaacacacctccgtaccatcctgaccactgtactaaatacagataaatctacactaacttgaagatctaaataactatataattgctatgctaaatagatgctatattagtctatcctggtcgttaccaatactcgcaattccagctcctgacccACTACAGTGATTTTGGTTTGGCTACAGTATATGGTTTTATACTGTCAAgggcaagggcgtggtagctcgtaccaaggggcgtggtgagctggaaaccgctTACGTCACCGGCCAccacttacgtcacttgccaccgcaacatccaataggaaaaatcaactgcagtagccaccgttcaacctgaagagggcagcactcacacgtttttacaccatatattgtagaattaaaacactttatactcatgtcaaaaaagttactcgaatcattcaacagcactaataaagccccattcttatagatcattaactaaaaaaagttggttttggGTTTAGTTACTCTATAATAATCGTTTGTTTATCACAAAGTAAAATGTGGACATCccattaaaatcaaatttaaattgGATCATTTTTAGAGCTTTAAAGTGCTGTAAATTGTTGTGTTAAATACTTGAAAGTCATTGAAAAGTGCTTGAACTCTCTCTCAAAAGGTTGTACAAACCTTacaattgataataaaaataacatttgactGCCTGCCACAACACCATGGTTATAGTTAGAGTTACTACTTCTGATTTTCAATGTCAGCACTGTTTGATCACTTTATAACAAACGCTTCTCATTGGATCTCGCAGTGCTGTGCATATAAATTCTGGTTCCCGAGTAAACCTCTGAGCTTCTGAGTTTGTGTAGCGCTCAGTTTTTGGTCCGAGCTGATAAACGTTTTGTTATGCATTTGCCGTTTGATGTTTCTCATATGCAACAGAAATGGCAGTTGAGCAACGCCGTGGTCGCACCAGTGGTCAAAAATGgtcgcagtctggagccctgatgCTGGTGGACAATTCTTAATATCAAATGTGAGccctgttttgatttatttactgttcTTAAAGAAAACCATCATAAAGAAGGTAATGCcagaatttaacaaaaaaatgttttccctACATAGCCAGTCAAAGAACAAAAAATTTAATACTGTCAGATTATTTAATTATCTCAGATTGTTacagttaaaacacatttatgagTAATAAAATGTAGCTTAAGGGTGGAATGTaaagaaatatgtgtattgtaatgtAAATTGTGTAATTGTTCGTTCCCATTGTGTAATTATGTAaattgtcaatattttattctgGTTTTTTTTCAAGCAAAAGTCAATTATCTTTTTATCATAGCTACACTTCAGGTAGTTGGAAGAGTGATTGTAAGAGTTATCACTTTAGATCAGGTTTTGATTAAGTGTATTAATGTGTGACAGTCTTTTCACTTGCCAACTATATATCCCATGTACTTTTCTCACCTTTTATGTAGAGATGCCAATCTACTTATAGCCtctcgttttcttttttaaaagaagaaaagtaattcCTATTGTTTTTATCACTTTATTAACACATTATAAGCTGGTTGCTGAAGATAcccaaacatttaataaaatgtaaaaatgttatcCTCATTAATTCCATGTAAATATTTGTTACCTaagtatttcatatttatttgcatttgtattaaaataagCTAAATATGCATTTTGCATACAACTGTATTGCatgatttaatgttatttattttatttaacatgtatTATTTATTGCTTCAGTTAAATCTTTGTtgcaatgtttaaatgtttatcatcatattattctgttGCTGTAAGATCATCATTGTACCATGTAGTAGTGTGatcttacatttttttgttgtagTTAATATCTTAAGGGAATAGGTGCGTGAGTATTAAATGTTAGGATGTATAAGGATGTTACTCTAGATGGTGCCAGACAGAAAATGGCTTTTTGATTGGCAAATGTCATATAGGCCTATTGCTAGAATACACACTGCCCATGAAgacatgataaaaaataaaaatgtagtacAATTCTAATTTTATTCATCAATTTCTATATGAATCATGTATTGATCGACCTTCTTTCCACCATTTGACCAACACTGGTCAGTTTCTGTCTGGACAcgatatataatatacagtacaacGGAATAATGTTATGGCTGTGAAACTTACTAAACAAAAGGTATTAGAATATTTGAGAGTGCTGTTTTCCATGTTGATCAGTTGGTGGCAGCAAGGATCCTACAACCTACAAGCATGAAGCTGGGAGCACAACTGTCACATGGATTTAAACGCTGGAAGTGGGTGGAAAACAAGTATCGAGAGatagcgtgtgagtgtgtgtgacttaGATGTGTGTGGCAGAGAGACAGGGACGGTGTATTCgcgttgtgtgtgtatgtatatgagggaaaaaaggaaaaacaaggaAGAAGAGTGCGGGGGAAAATGTCGACCATATATTTGCATTATACTATCCTCATTAATTAGTTTTGTTATATCTTTGAAAGAATATATAATAGTTTGAGTTTTGAGAAATCGTAAGACCTGAATTGAGCATTGCAACACTTTTGATACTCTTGTGAGGTTGGGTTCCTTTTCATTGGAAGTATTACCTTTATTTCTGAatcttatgtgtgtgtgcgcgcgccaCTCTTCTTCTGGATTCACGCAGTTTTTGTTCTCACGCGGCTGTAGCATGGGTGGATAAGTGGGCGGGGCGCAGTTCTCCACTGTAGCCAGTGGCTGAGCGCGCAGGGAGGAGTCTCTTTCCTGTCAGCCAATGGCGGTAAAAAGGACAGACAGTCTCAGCCGTGTCTCCGCGTGCGGACACCATGTGCAGAAGAGAGCGCGTCTGTGTTTCTGGGACACAACGTGTAGATGCCATCTCCTCTCATATGCTCACGTTTCCCGCGGATTACTAGTGAAGTGAAAAAGTGTGTCCATTCGCtttatagccccccccccccccccccaaaaaagaagcGCTCTGTTAGGACTGAATGTAAATACTTGAACGGTTTTTAAACCCGCATTTAATTGCCCTATTTGTTCAATCATAATTCGGATGCATTTTAAAGCTGCCCAACTTAGAAAGTGGTCAAATGTTCATGCGCTTACTGGGTGCCCACTGCCTAACATAGGTGTCATAGGGACAGCTGGGAGTGAAATTTTCGACCAATTTGTTTTTAATCAGTGCAACCATGTCCCGACGAGCGTGCCTGTCGCGAGGGGGCGTGCCTCATTAATATTAAACAGCGCCGTGGATGTACTCTGGGAGGTGTGACGTCACGTGAGCGGCCCGTGTTCGTTCCAGCTGAGCGAAAAGCTCGAACGGCTTCAGCTCAAAGTGTGCGGTTACACACATGCAGAGAGAACTGAACAGAAGGGCTGACCACAAGGGGAAAGAACGATTGAGCGACTGAACGGAAAAAAACGTCAACATCCCACCAATCGCACTACGCAGCAGAAATTGACTCAGCAACACTTTCttcgttttgttttcatttgttattttggaGACGACGCAAGTTGCACGCATTCAAGAGTTGAGCGCGCATTATTTCATTTCTACTGAAACCGTTGTATTCGGTTAATTTGTTGCGTTTTTTCCCGCATATGTCTTGGACATAACGTCGTTATTTTTGACATCCGTCTCTATTTATAAGTTCCAGCAGAAGATAAGCTGTCAACATTTCTCTGGAATTACTGGGAATGTATATTTCTATCCACTCGGACAACCTACAATCAAATGCAACCAGAATGGCTCAATTTGCTTAAaaccatattttcaaataaaggTAATTTTAAAATGAGTTCTTTGACATCAGATGTTCTGGTGCACGTGAGCCGCAGGTCTCTCCTCCTCTTGTCTCTGAAGTAAACGCGGTCTCGTGCTGCAGGACTTGACAACtttgtttactttaattttactCGAATGATTCGAATTTAATCCATATACACCATATATTAGTATATGTGCTGATTTACCACAAACTaatgcttttgttgttgttgtttccacTATGAATCCTGATGTGATTAATTTCACGGCTACACAACAGTATTGAATCACCTAAACATCTAGCGGTCAAGGGAGCTCAATCCGGCTGACGTTGGAGGATGGCCAGGCCGCTTTCACAGCTCCTACCCCCGGACCTTCCCTCCGCCGGTGCCAGTCCTCAGTTTGGCAACAGTAGCCAGGCTGTAGGCTCACTTAACGGAGGACACTTAAACTCCACTGCAAACTTAAAGTCGCTCCTGCAGCTCCCAGTGAAGGGCGACCAGCGCGTCAAAGACTGTAGTGAAATGAAGGGTGAGGAAACGCACCTGCTTCCCTGACACCCAGTGTTAATTATAACGCACTCCCTCTCTCAACCTCTTGTTTGTTCCCCTTTGGAAACTCAAAATATTGTTAATATGATTTTGAAGATTAGTGGTTGAACATGTCAAATAACAGGGTCATGTGCAACTGTGCATACATCGCAGTGAGCCACAGACAGGACATCTCATGGGACTTAGTTTAAGAGATAAACAAGGCCAGGCCATTCAGCCACAGCTCACTAGTTAGGTGCTTTAAGGTCAGCTGTTGGCTAAGCCGTTTGGTTTACAGGCGTGTGCAATGCACAGTGTAACCACACAGATGGAAGTTTTCCACTGCCTGTGAATACAACATTGTGAATATTGGAAAAGATTCTTTATGGATTGCTGTCAGTGGCATTGTTTTGTACTGATTATCTGGTCAACATTAATTGAAAGAGAAAAACACCCTCTTACACAAGTGCCAATCCACTTTTTGTGCACACAACTTTTGAATCATTGTTAAAATGACTGGAGTTACTTTTGAACACCGTTATTATTTAAAAGGTATTCAAATGATTCAAGAACAGTTTTTGTGCTTTTGGTGTGGTTAATTGTTTTTAAGCTtgaggaaggtttttttttttttttgtagagaagAGAATTCAAAGTTAAAACATGTTGCAGTTACatttttatggtttgtttttaTACAATATAGCTAAACCAGAAATGTCTCATTTTAAACTCTCTTTTCTGGTTCTAGTTTCCTCGCCAATGCACCATAAAATGCCTGATTTAGCCTAAGTAATGTTGTTAAGATTTTAGACCCCATTTTTGAGTGTCTCAGACCCCATCTAAATTCTTTAAGACGGAAATATTTAAGACCTTCAGATTTAAGACATTCAGACCgcagttttcacattatttttagCATTGCTTCACTATATTATATTCAGAGCAATGCATTATTGAAATGTTGCTATGTTACACTAGTGTAATATTGTGTTAAACAACACAACTGTTGCCTTTGGCATCATTGCTTTGGTTCAGCCATAATACCATAGTTCTGTAACGTTTAGCCATTATTCAGCTGTATGGTTGCTGAATCACAAAGTTAAGCAGTTTCTCTGCAGTGTAACATTGTAGTTTCTTTACCATGGTTCTACAGGAGTATCAAAAAACCAGCAATCTTTTACACGTTTAAAGCAAAGTGTTTCAAAGGTTCTTCATTTTGCACTGATGCACTGGGAGCTATTCACATTTGTTGACATTGCAGAGGTAGTTCTCCCAGAGGGATGTGAAAGTTACTTGGAAGTGGTATTCTGTCCCTAACTACGTATTCTGAGTGCATCAGAAATATTGTTCTCTTGAAGTCTATAAAAGTCTATACGTGTTCATAAGAACAACTAGAAAGTCTTTTTAGATGGTTTGAGAGTTTTAAATTATGAGAGTAAAGTTATATGGAGATTAAGTTGGATTTCACTTTCTCATAGGTAAGGACAGGTTGGATATCGATGAAGACTCTCTCAGTCGCTGTCCTCTGCGCAACGGCTGCAGCAATGGACTAGTCACTGACAGCAACGGTGCAGGCACGGGCAACTTCTCTAACGGCAACAACAGTTCCTTCCTGGGCCCGTTGCTATGGGAACGAACATTGCCATGTGATGGCGGTCTGTTCCAGTTGCAGTACATGGACCTCGAGGAGTTTCTGACGGAGAACGGGATGAGCAACATGCACAGTACCTCAAACTCCACGTCGGCTCAGATACCCTCACAAAGCTCTCAGTCCGCTGTCCCTAACCAGGGTTCCCAATGCCCCCCCACCTCGCCCCCACAttgctcctcatcctcctcaccGACATCCACCACCGCCTCTTCCTCGCCCTCTCTGCTCGGGCTGGACATGCACACgccgcaaagcatgatgggagctGCAGACTGCTTGCATGGTGAGTTTGCATTGGCAGTTCAGAGATATCTCACTAGCTGTGAAACATAAGCTAGACATGATGTTAGAAACCTGCGAGATGAGCGGTCTGGAGGTAAGCCATCGAGCTGAAGAAAGGAAGCACTGTGAGCCGAAAATGAGGTCTACTCCGTTCAAACACTTACCTCATTTTGCTTAAAAGAAATTCCCCTGGACTTCGGTCTGTTTGCAAGTTGTAAAAAGTACCAGGCTGTCCCTTGGGTGTGTGTTACTGTGTAGTTTCAGAGTATTAatggtttgggtgtgtgtgtgtgtgttgttgagtGTGTATAGATGCATATGGTGCGTGTTGTAGGTTTCACTGTCAAGAGGTTTGGGTGGTTTTTGGGAGTGAGTGTTACAGGGTGTGCGGCTTGTTTGTGTTACGGCGAAGGAGTGAGTTTTGTTTTATAGGTACGTGTTAACATTGCATATTTTTTGTGTCATCAAAATTAATTAGCTGAGTAATGGGCTGTTTAGAAGGTGAGTGGGAAGTTTGCgtgcattttattaaaaaaagaatgggctggttagaaaaaaaagaaaactgaagcaTGACTTGCAGGATTGACAAAAGGGATATACAGAGATAAATGGGGATGACTGCAAGTGAAAA
Proteins encoded in this region:
- the LOC132102883 gene encoding zinc finger protein 865-like, whose translation is MFQFGKYNVDIIEMLSGHQSHQFKSLGLERQLQHQQQVQLHQHQLQQQQQQQGETSGSILSGLGLGSLQASRGSAFTDSASIFAKMSAPPPSLPQQSLSSSSQSLRKSSKMSGSSSSSGGGHVSGYPQFLRSFHPSEATLAQEQLHSGVGRFDHFASNSGSGGTGGAIGGLVSSVPPPPPPLHPGLSVPQASPGQPSSSPSPSSSVSTSNNPPSSSAVTTFSHQLAGSQSDARSLHQQFSCMLAANQYFLSGVPANSSLEQFLVQQGSHNHLGLGLGQAAGETSSALAPPPALHSSHTHGHSTTLSQPQQPPSQQQQLPPHTLSHPHPYPHHPLHSSSQPSSLGGFDFQGIPVLSSNQLASLMQQEAGLPLPLPLHLSLTKEESKGDSAFGGSAGGRRKKAMAGYLPQRKTESSNNNSSSPTNPNSSTSGGLNQENSPGLDGGGGVSLSGIGRDPSSHLTSSSSTSVVLSSSASSSTSASVLVTNGSKTGSHGTIPPHSQPEQEPLYHCGECGKTFTHLSSLRRHLRSHELTTAGTSGTRSNILNPVLHPSDPSIPHSTQEGTASSSCGSPDKTFHCSECGKGFKKKGHLLQHGVIHSGARPYACTTCSRAFNRRESLTRHEKIHEEKPFRCPACGRCFRESTSLLNHAASGTCGKSGRTPRPKHESNIENRSNKAGGSQDGIATNAVGSYRSDDFRDDYKDQRSQSNLYSGITPCGGGSMTGPPLRKAPLAPTLHPHPQNQSQHHHQEPHLPLSSLLEDSEDDVTSSVNSAISAITAAAANSMSGDLHSGGRGDDRRDIIGGLLGGLGLGPLASPSGPLLTSVLEKSYRGTTDSGAVTLNQQTNLHAPGGKPKRPRKPRKKNEPGVVGAEPPKRRQPSHRPRVPVGDVRPYLCSICGRRFARKETLRRHDRVHTGEKSHHCTVCGKYFREAFHLSKHHTVHSGEKNYKCILCGKEFGYAQSLKRHGKLHQKGEIEEVPTTPGGENLNSYPSSIHPSSGGSLIQGGQNSSSSFYSYTQDVKQQTTTTQPPPRLYTCAICWKSFRHHFHLTAHHQTVHEGGGEKLFSCEVCGKAFAYSNSLTRHRLSQHGLTRTGQPVPQRSTGEDNSVGGSISESEAATNALLHIAPPCETHAEQHGVLHSQQAPPQTQAGYSPLFYIPNTNVAHTSSSNASSYSHSLPSTSSGPLLCNHQQQHIGIKGEPIYHTGHGHTLTPNIPVRSLMLPPSDPHQQHHNSQQHSDEIQSTQHHTFQSQEESRRRKKKKKRMQEREEIGYKWTPAQKVEKDQVEISLGERQRNKRRKLKRKRRAIHRTQHKIKNCMAVLLRIRHGSGGSAVYELGLPGGLKFNRLRSLKVPQKRQPCPLCLGVTFSQQVALKIHIAARHCPKVKGLQHRLKCPVCGKQSRKFLSALIHRSSHLANRAFSCKHCPCRFWNAMLLTRHKKVCRGTLAKFQRNRALCVKLVMGSTYRRSECKRNSSSLHMEYSN
- the LOC132102884 gene encoding hepatic leukemia factor-like, producing MARPLSQLLPPDLPSAGASPQFGNSSQAVGSLNGGHLNSTANLKSLLQLPVKGDQRVKDCSEMKGKDRLDIDEDSLSRCPLRNGCSNGLVTDSNGAGTGNFSNGNNSSFLGPLLWERTLPCDGGLFQLQYMDLEEFLTENGMSNMHSTSNSTSAQIPSQSSQSAVPNQGSQCPPTSPPHCSSSSSPTSTTASSSPSLLGLDMHTPQSMMGAADCLHGTPPGNLEPTASPSSTTCPPLPTPPIANCNEMMAPFDPDPADVALSSVPGQEAFDPRSHRFSEEELKPQPMIKKARKMLVPDDLKDEKYWSRRCKNNEAAKRSRDARRLKENQISVRAAFLERENAALRQEVADMRKELGRCRNILNKYESHHLDQ